Genomic segment of Streptomyces longhuiensis:
TCGTCGCCGCCGAGCGCGGCGACGGCGAGCAGCACCGAACCGGCTGTCCACGCGGTCAGTTCCCTCGGCCAGACGGCCCGGTCGTCGAAGACGTAGCCGGTCCAGTACAGGCCCGACTCCGGGTCGCGCAGGTGCTGGATCGACTGGAGGATCTCCAGCGCGCGGTCGGACTCGCCCACCGCCCACAGGGCGAGGGCGAGTTCGGCGCTCTCGCCGCCGGTGACCCACGGGTTGGGGACGACACAGCGCACGCCGAGTCCGGGGACGACGAAGCGGTCCCAGGACGCCTGGATGCGCTCCTCGGCCTCCGAGCCGGTGAGGGCGCCGCCGAGGACGGGGTAGTACCAGTCCATCGAGTAGCGGTCCTTGTCGAGGAACCGCTCGGGGTGGCGGCGGATCGCGTGCCGCAGGCTGCCGGCCGCCAACTCCCAGTCGGGTTGGGGCTCTTCACGCTGCTCGGCGATCGCGAGGGCGCACCGCAGCGCGTGGTGCACGGACGAACTGCCGGTCAGGAGCGCCTCGTCGACGGGTGTCCCGTCCGGCTCGCGCTTCCAGCCGATCTGCCCGCCGGGCTGCTGGAGCCGCAGTACGAACTCCATGGCCGCGTACACGGTGGGCCACATGCGGTCGAGGAAGGCGTCGTCGCCGGTGGAGAGGTAGTGGTGCCAGGCGCCCACGGCGACGTAGGCGACGAAGTTGGTCTCGCGGCCGTGGTCGGTGATGTCACCGGCGTCCCCGTCGGCGTAGGCCGCGTACCAGGAGCCGTCCTCGTTCTGGTGGCGGGCGAGCCAGGCGTAGGCGCGTTCGGCGGCGTCGTGCTCGCCGGCCACGTCGAGGGCCATGGCGGCCTCGGTGTGGTCCCACGGGTCGAGGTGGTGGCCACGGAACCAGGGTATGGCGCCGTCCTCGCGCTGCACGGCGAGGAGCCCGCGGACGGTCGCGGCGGCCTGCTCGGCGGTCAGTACGCCGGGCAGGACGAGGTGTTCGGTCTTCCCCGGGCTCGTCACGCCTCGGCCTTGGGCAGGTGCGGCTTGGTGGCGTAGGCGACGAAGCTCTTGCCGACGACCGGGTTGAGCAGCTGCTCGGCGACGCGGGTGAGCGCCGGCTTCTTCATGATGTCCCAGACCAGGAGCTTGTGGTACGCCCGCACG
This window contains:
- a CDS encoding prenyltransferase/squalene oxidase repeat-containing protein; its protein translation is MTSPGKTEHLVLPGVLTAEQAAATVRGLLAVQREDGAIPWFRGHHLDPWDHTEAAMALDVAGEHDAAERAYAWLARHQNEDGSWYAAYADGDAGDITDHGRETNFVAYVAVGAWHHYLSTGDDAFLDRMWPTVYAAMEFVLRLQQPGGQIGWKREPDGTPVDEALLTGSSSVHHALRCALAIAEQREEPQPDWELAAGSLRHAIRRHPERFLDKDRYSMDWYYPVLGGALTGSEAEERIQASWDRFVVPGLGVRCVVPNPWVTGGESAELALALWAVGESDRALEILQSIQHLRDPESGLYWTGYVFDDRAVWPRELTAWTAGSVLLAVAALGGDEATCSVFGGRLPAGFEPDCCEGSPAQ